A region of Natribaculum luteum DNA encodes the following proteins:
- a CDS encoding alpha/beta hydrolase family protein has translation MPVMEPTPDDVTLRAINYKSEDGKRMDGFEITGESTTFGGDETCVIFLHGLRGFALGAGITPIAYPLARRGMRCVSINKRNSGKGYETSDFAEIDRDIAGAVEWATDRGAERIVVWGRSLGATEAAYYQGKHNDPAVDAVVLAAPFADIRERSTRSYFEAVSDDPDTAYKEFVQEARDLVEEGRGTELVALPRPVDGGIEYIPMTAESFLSYRSPESKCATIDWTPKIEKPLLLVPHATDRNVTPDEAQEIANTAERSSLVEIRPIEADHFFTGTEDTVADATAEFVRRVDNL, from the coding sequence ATGCCAGTGATGGAGCCGACGCCAGACGACGTAACGCTTCGAGCGATCAACTACAAGAGCGAGGACGGCAAACGGATGGACGGGTTCGAAATTACCGGCGAATCGACGACGTTCGGCGGGGACGAGACCTGCGTCATTTTCCTGCACGGGCTTCGCGGGTTCGCTCTAGGAGCCGGTATTACGCCCATCGCCTACCCGCTTGCGAGACGGGGGATGCGTTGTGTGTCGATCAATAAGCGAAACAGCGGGAAGGGATACGAGACCTCCGACTTCGCCGAGATTGATCGAGACATCGCCGGCGCCGTCGAGTGGGCGACCGACCGCGGTGCCGAGCGGATCGTCGTCTGGGGGCGCAGCCTGGGCGCGACCGAAGCTGCATACTATCAGGGTAAACACAATGATCCCGCTGTCGACGCGGTCGTACTGGCCGCGCCGTTCGCGGACATCCGCGAGCGTTCTACGCGAAGCTACTTCGAGGCGGTGTCCGACGATCCCGATACCGCCTACAAAGAGTTCGTGCAAGAGGCTCGCGACCTCGTCGAGGAGGGACGGGGTACCGAACTCGTTGCCCTGCCGCGCCCCGTCGATGGTGGGATAGAGTACATCCCGATGACGGCCGAGTCGTTCCTTTCCTACCGCTCCCCAGAGAGCAAGTGTGCCACGATCGACTGGACGCCAAAGATCGAGAAACCGCTGCTCTTGGTCCCGCACGCGACTGACCGGAACGTTACGCCCGACGAAGCGCAGGAGATTGCCAACACTGCCGAGCGAAGTTCGCTGGTCGAGATCCGCCCGATCGAAGCTGATCACTTCTTCACCGGCACGGAGGATACCGTCGCAGATGCTACTGCTGAGTTCGTCCGTCGAGTCGATAACTTGTAG
- a CDS encoding thiamine pyrophosphate-binding protein produces the protein MDKPGGDAVARVLVENGVTEAYVLLGNQTVDVADGLNSRGADVITARHEYNAAVMADTRGRLTGEPGVALTVAGPGGTNALTGVAQAYTAASPMILVSAVLPEDAPTESLHGVDDQHFLETAFEPATKWSTQVHDPERVPETLNRAFDVATSGRPGPVFVGIDEEILMESVAIPESAFEWSHVTNTPPSPDAAADALKVLERADRRALYVGKGVLRAFASSDAVAIAEALDCPVVCPRHYPDAFPNDHELFAGTVGMADHPAAVAALADADAILSLGVRPSSHEAVVLGDRTSDDVDIAYLHAGQSEFPQTDATAVVGGDLTTILPAAADVLADAGSTDADYRESVRAEAQQVDEEIEEYAAAVADQTPIHPLVIMTALRDVADDDVILTGDAGAAGGAWPNDAFEYRTPNSFQHSRLYDSMGFPVPAGNAAKLVDPDRQVVNLIGDGGMLMCNMELVTAVATGTDAVTIVMNDAKYGMIWNYQQRDGHAEIATDIPQVDFATMADSMGARGVRVEDPTNVRPALEEALAADEHVVLDIVVDPTAEYVSRTIW, from the coding sequence ATGGACAAACCAGGCGGAGATGCAGTAGCCCGTGTTCTAGTCGAAAACGGGGTTACCGAAGCGTACGTACTGCTCGGCAACCAGACGGTCGATGTCGCCGATGGTCTTAACAGCCGTGGTGCCGATGTGATCACGGCCCGCCACGAGTACAACGCAGCAGTGATGGCCGATACCAGAGGACGACTCACCGGTGAGCCGGGCGTTGCACTTACTGTCGCCGGACCCGGCGGAACGAACGCTCTTACCGGCGTCGCCCAAGCGTACACGGCTGCGTCGCCAATGATCCTCGTGAGCGCTGTTCTCCCCGAAGACGCACCCACAGAGTCGCTTCATGGCGTCGACGACCAGCACTTCCTCGAGACGGCGTTCGAACCCGCAACCAAGTGGAGCACACAGGTACACGATCCCGAACGCGTCCCCGAAACGCTCAACCGCGCGTTCGACGTGGCGACAAGCGGGCGACCTGGCCCAGTGTTCGTCGGCATTGACGAAGAGATCCTCATGGAGTCGGTCGCGATTCCTGAGTCGGCGTTCGAGTGGAGCCACGTCACGAACACGCCGCCGTCGCCCGACGCGGCAGCGGACGCGCTCAAGGTGCTTGAACGGGCTGATCGCCGTGCCCTCTACGTCGGTAAGGGTGTTCTCCGCGCTTTCGCGAGCAGCGACGCGGTCGCAATTGCGGAGGCGCTCGACTGTCCAGTCGTCTGCCCGCGACACTACCCGGACGCGTTTCCTAACGACCACGAGCTGTTCGCGGGGACTGTCGGGATGGCTGACCATCCGGCAGCCGTTGCAGCGCTGGCCGATGCCGATGCCATCCTCTCGCTGGGCGTTCGACCGAGCTCTCACGAAGCGGTGGTTCTCGGCGATCGAACGAGTGACGACGTCGACATCGCGTATCTGCACGCTGGTCAGTCGGAATTTCCTCAGACCGACGCCACGGCCGTCGTCGGTGGCGACCTGACGACGATCCTGCCTGCGGCGGCCGATGTGCTTGCCGACGCCGGTTCGACCGACGCCGACTACCGCGAGTCGGTCCGCGCTGAAGCCCAGCAGGTCGACGAGGAGATCGAGGAGTATGCGGCTGCAGTTGCTGACCAGACGCCGATCCACCCGCTAGTGATTATGACGGCGCTTCGCGACGTGGCCGATGACGATGTAATTCTCACCGGGGACGCGGGCGCCGCTGGCGGTGCTTGGCCGAACGACGCGTTTGAGTACCGCACGCCGAACAGCTTCCAGCACTCCCGACTGTACGACTCGATGGGGTTTCCCGTCCCCGCAGGGAACGCCGCGAAACTAGTCGATCCGGATCGGCAGGTGGTCAATCTGATCGGAGACGGTGGCATGCTCATGTGTAACATGGAGCTAGTCACGGCGGTCGCCACCGGCACCGACGCCGTCACGATCGTGATGAACGATGCCAAGTATGGAATGATCTGGAACTACCAGCAGCGGGATGGCCACGCCGAAATCGCCACCGATATCCCGCAGGTCGACTTCGCGACGATGGCTGACTCGATGGGCGCTCGAGGCGTCCGCGTTGAGGATCCGACTAATGTGCGACCGGCACTTGAGGAGGCCCTCGCCGCAGACGAACACGTCGTCCTCGACATCGTAGTCGATCCGACCGCCGAGTACGTCTCTCGAACCATCTGGTAG
- a CDS encoding aspartate dehydrogenase, protein MVRSIAIVGCGTIGTEIARAIANGTISVDHTVVYGHHPDRIDVLRDQFDPADRPQIADVLAEVFETDLVIEAAGQAAVDDIAVDALNAGCDCMLMSVGALADERLHSAVLKAAENGDGQLYLPSGAIAGLDAIKAAALTGELETVSLRTTKPPAGLEGAPYIEENDVSLNTIEEPSVVFEGSASEAATAFPSNINVAMALSLAGTGPEETTVEIVADPSEGNNVHQITAEGGMGRIETTVQNVPSPTNPKTSYLAAISAIEKLRGLDSSVNVGT, encoded by the coding sequence ATGGTTCGTTCAATCGCTATCGTTGGCTGTGGAACGATTGGAACTGAAATCGCACGCGCAATCGCAAACGGGACGATCTCGGTCGATCACACCGTCGTTTACGGTCACCATCCGGATCGTATTGATGTGCTCCGCGATCAGTTCGATCCCGCGGACCGACCGCAAATCGCGGACGTACTTGCTGAGGTGTTCGAGACGGATCTCGTCATCGAGGCCGCCGGTCAAGCGGCAGTCGACGATATCGCTGTCGACGCGCTCAACGCAGGGTGTGACTGCATGCTAATGAGCGTCGGCGCGCTCGCGGACGAACGATTACACTCGGCGGTTCTCAAGGCGGCCGAGAACGGCGACGGACAACTCTATCTCCCATCCGGCGCGATCGCCGGGCTCGATGCGATCAAGGCTGCCGCGCTTACCGGAGAGTTGGAAACGGTATCGCTACGGACAACGAAACCACCGGCAGGTCTTGAGGGAGCGCCGTACATCGAGGAGAACGATGTCTCTCTCAACACGATCGAGGAACCGTCTGTCGTCTTCGAAGGGTCAGCAAGCGAAGCTGCGACAGCGTTTCCATCCAACATCAACGTCGCGATGGCTCTCAGCCTTGCGGGGACCGGTCCCGAAGAGACGACCGTCGAAATCGTCGCCGACCCGTCCGAGGGGAACAACGTCCACCAAATCACGGCCGAGGGCGGAATGGGACGAATAGAGACGACAGTTCAGAACGTACCGTCTCCGACAAACCCGAAGACGAGCTATCTCGCTGCGATTTCCGCCATCGAAAAGCTACGGGGACTCGACTCGTCGGTCAATGTCGGAACATGA
- a CDS encoding DMT family transporter, giving the protein MIEIPFQILLALGTAFAFATSSVLVRFGVERSEPIAALFVTVTVNVVVLWAVSLVLYDVTIDIWAWRYFILAGMFAPVLGRLCNYVGLRRVGVNLTVPISNSNPLVSVVLAVLLFGETLSPRGQAGAFAAIAGGILLTSANRDEADGIGVRYRDLLFPVTGALIYGSVQLLRKAGMDLVPAPAVGAAVNLTTSWIVVIVFLVAVPSQRDRLLIPRDDLRYFALAGFASSVGLICLYAALLSGTVVVVTPILNASPLFALVLTYAFLRDREPFSTQVLAGTTLVVAGVGLLTTVP; this is encoded by the coding sequence GTGATCGAGATCCCGTTCCAGATATTGCTCGCGCTCGGAACGGCATTTGCGTTCGCGACTTCGTCGGTACTCGTACGTTTCGGCGTCGAACGGTCAGAACCGATAGCGGCGTTGTTCGTGACTGTCACCGTTAATGTCGTCGTGCTTTGGGCGGTCAGTCTCGTCCTGTACGATGTGACGATCGATATCTGGGCGTGGCGCTACTTCATCCTCGCGGGCATGTTCGCTCCGGTCCTCGGTAGGCTCTGTAACTACGTCGGACTCAGGAGAGTCGGCGTGAACCTGACGGTTCCGATCAGCAACTCCAATCCGCTGGTATCAGTTGTTCTCGCTGTACTGTTGTTCGGAGAAACGCTTTCGCCGCGGGGCCAAGCTGGTGCCTTCGCTGCCATCGCCGGCGGGATTCTGCTCACATCGGCAAACCGCGACGAGGCTGACGGGATCGGCGTTCGATACCGTGACTTGTTGTTTCCGGTTACCGGCGCACTCATCTATGGAAGCGTTCAACTCTTGCGGAAGGCCGGAATGGACCTCGTTCCGGCGCCAGCGGTTGGTGCAGCTGTAAATCTCACGACGTCGTGGATCGTAGTTATCGTCTTCCTTGTGGCTGTTCCGAGTCAGCGCGACCGACTGTTGATTCCCCGTGACGACCTCCGGTACTTCGCTCTAGCAGGGTTCGCCTCAAGCGTTGGGCTCATATGCCTGTATGCCGCGTTGCTCTCCGGGACAGTGGTCGTTGTAACGCCAATCCTCAATGCGTCACCGCTGTTCGCTCTGGTACTAACGTATGCGTTCTTACGCGATCGAGAGCCGTTCTCGACACAGGTACTCGCCGGGACGACTCTGGTCGTCGCCGGCGTCGGACTGCTGACGACAGTGCCGTGA
- a CDS encoding VOC family protein encodes MKTGQEFCVTRTLNTVQYLHWGMVVENMGLDHVAIKVRDLEQTVDFYTDVLNMAVSDRIGDAVAFLRTPAVAEQSQHHEMNVTQYSDEELATLEERGELELNLHEFEENLPEDGPPMLPTTGPIYHIAFEVPDYEAITDAAEALEERNHPIYRGPGRHGPGNNIFLYFPDPDGYPIELTAKMEETPEVGGRPPKRWPQTPETWNVWRKTKDLE; translated from the coding sequence GTGAAAACTGGCCAGGAATTCTGCGTAACCAGAACACTCAATACAGTCCAGTATCTCCACTGGGGTATGGTCGTAGAGAACATGGGTTTAGACCACGTTGCGATCAAAGTACGCGATCTCGAACAGACGGTCGACTTCTATACAGACGTGCTGAATATGGCCGTCTCCGACCGGATCGGCGATGCGGTAGCGTTCTTGCGGACGCCGGCAGTTGCCGAACAGTCCCAGCATCACGAAATGAACGTCACCCAGTACTCAGACGAGGAACTCGCGACACTCGAAGAGCGCGGTGAACTTGAGCTCAATCTACATGAGTTCGAGGAAAACCTCCCCGAGGATGGACCACCGATGTTGCCGACGACCGGCCCAATTTATCACATCGCATTCGAAGTCCCCGATTACGAAGCGATCACCGACGCAGCCGAGGCCTTGGAGGAGCGAAATCATCCGATCTATCGAGGGCCAGGTCGTCACGGTCCCGGTAACAACATCTTCCTCTATTTCCCCGATCCTGACGGATATCCAATCGAGTTGACTGCGAAGATGGAGGAAACACCGGAGGTCGGCGGGCGTCCACCGAAGCGATGGCCGCAGACACCGGAAACGTGGAATGTCTGGCGGAAGACCAAGGACCTCGAGTAA
- a CDS encoding IclR family transcriptional regulator gives MTEKPNEAGRTIQSVEKACRIVRALRELDGGGVTEIADHVDMTKGSAHTYLNTLKRNDIVTETNGHYQLSLFLLEVGEYVKHQNQVYHFAQDSLDEIANETGELARLIVREQGHGVYLAKSEGENAIETPIRPGQREYLHYTSQGKAILAHMPESTVQKIIDKHGLPERTENTITNPDTLFEELAEIRERGIAFSQSERTRGLRCVAAPIHAPSGEVVAAIGVCGPTSRMSDDRFREELPELVRDKANVTEINMQMASNQ, from the coding sequence ATGACCGAGAAACCGAATGAGGCTGGACGTACTATACAATCAGTCGAGAAGGCGTGTCGAATCGTCAGGGCGTTACGGGAACTTGATGGTGGGGGCGTAACCGAGATCGCGGATCACGTGGACATGACTAAAGGCTCGGCGCACACCTATCTAAATACGTTGAAGAGAAACGACATCGTGACGGAAACCAATGGTCATTATCAACTCAGCCTCTTCTTACTTGAAGTCGGTGAATACGTCAAACACCAAAATCAGGTGTACCACTTCGCGCAGGATTCGCTCGATGAAATTGCCAACGAGACCGGTGAACTGGCCCGTCTTATCGTACGAGAGCAGGGACACGGCGTGTATCTTGCCAAATCAGAAGGTGAGAACGCAATCGAGACGCCAATCCGACCTGGCCAACGAGAATACCTCCACTATACGTCCCAGGGTAAGGCAATCCTCGCTCACATGCCTGAATCTACGGTCCAAAAAATTATCGACAAACACGGATTACCCGAACGAACGGAGAACACGATCACAAACCCGGACACGTTGTTTGAGGAATTGGCAGAGATTCGCGAACGCGGAATCGCGTTCAGCCAAAGCGAACGGACCCGCGGACTGCGATGTGTCGCCGCGCCGATCCACGCGCCGAGCGGCGAGGTTGTAGCCGCAATCGGAGTGTGCGGTCCGACGAGTCGCATGTCTGATGATCGGTTCAGAGAGGAACTTCCGGAACTCGTTCGTGATAAGGCAAACGTCACCGAGATCAACATGCAAATGGCTTCGAATCAATAA
- a CDS encoding transposase: MGDDSSPTVTNNWSDHVAAADDSRTQRSVDERLQDIGPLSGGWLPLTKQAAEVVDKTTSAAELVTHLDVSQYCRADPIPHWHDSKPFEPMLRAILLKELEDASDGWLHRTLDSDPQLADALGFNPDDTPSRSTISRAQTNRFADLQSTIETATRQIQALAAERGSPIGTPYEDSASEEPIGSSKRTVNRLIRGKTRDLLDELQTVVLPAFEFDRPDDPVYDDEELLMLEACLGVTGTAANGGAETYGDFVNPDPDLDDPFYEDGPSGETLLEAIKDLSPTQIAEMVNRGAARVLTRAKPRLEFETPVMLSIDITYVAFYGEREELVRVQGAPKDKSYDWCYKFATANVVGDNVHFAAAMLPVGHADYHDPESYPGEDKSYRVGDVVRRLVDHVSDVCRVHTRRLYADREFYATDVFSVLEQRDLFYVIPAPRDDRVKRFIARMDEDVEGQKQVTVKSEHAVYGPVKHCVPNTRAETTLVGLPPDEDRDEVQVFATNLDVNDEIGLDRRLTKKQINRYRRRGGIETAYSKIKEFAPWTTSTNFSVRLFHFGFAVLLYDLWLLVDFLVQTLIDVIEFRTKPRVTAPRFRAFLRREVSALL, encoded by the coding sequence GTGGGGGACGATTCGTCCCCCACTGTGACAAACAACTGGTCAGATCATGTTGCGGCTGCTGATGACAGCCGCACTCAACGATCAGTTGACGAGCGCCTACAAGATATCGGTCCACTCTCAGGCGGGTGGCTGCCTCTAACCAAGCAAGCCGCCGAGGTCGTCGACAAGACGACCTCTGCGGCCGAGTTGGTCACTCACCTCGACGTCAGCCAATACTGCCGTGCTGATCCCATTCCCCATTGGCACGACTCTAAACCGTTCGAACCGATGCTCCGGGCGATCCTCCTGAAGGAACTCGAAGACGCGTCCGATGGCTGGCTCCATCGGACGCTCGACAGTGACCCTCAACTTGCTGACGCTCTTGGCTTCAATCCCGATGACACACCTTCACGAAGCACGATCTCTCGGGCACAGACTAACCGGTTTGCGGACCTCCAATCGACGATCGAGACCGCTACTCGTCAGATCCAAGCGTTGGCCGCTGAACGCGGCAGTCCCATCGGGACACCGTACGAAGACAGCGCTTCGGAGGAGCCGATAGGCTCCTCGAAGCGCACAGTCAACCGTCTCATTCGGGGAAAAACACGTGACCTCCTCGACGAACTCCAGACAGTCGTGTTGCCCGCCTTCGAGTTTGATCGGCCTGATGACCCGGTTTACGACGACGAGGAACTCCTGATGCTTGAGGCCTGTCTCGGGGTGACAGGCACCGCCGCTAACGGCGGTGCCGAAACCTACGGCGATTTCGTCAATCCTGACCCGGATCTCGACGATCCCTTCTACGAGGATGGACCGAGTGGAGAGACGCTTCTGGAAGCGATCAAGGACCTTTCACCGACACAAATCGCGGAGATGGTCAACCGGGGCGCGGCCCGCGTCTTGACGCGGGCCAAGCCTCGCTTGGAGTTCGAGACGCCTGTCATGCTGTCGATCGACATAACCTACGTCGCTTTCTACGGGGAGCGTGAGGAACTCGTACGTGTCCAGGGTGCGCCAAAGGACAAGTCCTACGACTGGTGCTACAAGTTCGCAACCGCGAACGTTGTTGGAGACAACGTTCACTTCGCAGCTGCGATGCTTCCAGTTGGGCACGCCGATTATCACGATCCAGAGAGCTATCCTGGCGAGGACAAGAGTTACCGAGTCGGCGACGTTGTTCGCCGACTCGTCGACCACGTCAGCGACGTCTGTCGGGTTCATACGCGGCGCCTCTACGCTGATCGGGAATTCTACGCCACGGACGTATTTTCGGTGCTCGAACAGCGAGACCTTTTCTACGTGATCCCGGCACCGCGCGATGACCGCGTCAAGCGGTTCATCGCGCGCATGGACGAAGATGTGGAGGGACAAAAGCAAGTGACAGTCAAATCCGAGCACGCGGTGTACGGGCCGGTAAAACACTGTGTCCCCAACACCAGAGCCGAGACAACGCTGGTCGGACTCCCGCCAGACGAGGACCGCGACGAGGTGCAGGTATTTGCGACCAATCTCGACGTAAACGACGAGATTGGTCTTGACCGGCGCTTGACGAAAAAGCAGATCAATCGCTACAGACGCCGAGGCGGGATTGAAACAGCTTATAGCAAGATCAAGGAGTTCGCACCGTGGACGACGTCGACTAACTTCTCTGTCCGGTTGTTCCACTTCGGCTTTGCAGTCCTGTTGTACGATCTGTGGCTGCTCGTGGACTTCCTCGTCCAGACGTTGATTGATGTCATCGAGTTTCGCACGAAACCGCGGGTGACCGCCCCGCGGTTTCGTGCGTTCCTCCGGAGGGAGGTGAGCGCATTGCTGTAG
- a CDS encoding transposase, with translation MTNNWSDRVAAADDSRTQRSVDERLQDIGPLSGGWLPLTKQAAEVVDKTTSAAELVTHLDVSQYCRADSIPHWHDSKPFEPMLRAILLKKLEDASDGWLHRTLDSDPQLADALGFNPDDTPSRSTISRAQTNRFADLQSTIETATRQIQALAAERGSPIGTPYEDSASEEPTGSSKRTVNRLIRRKTRDLLDELQTVVLPAFEFDRPDDPVYDDEELLMLEACLGLTGTAANGGAETYGDFVNPDPDLDDPFYEDGPSGETLLEAIKDLSPTQIAEMVNQSAARVLTRAKPRLEFETPVMLSIDMTYVAFYGEREELVRVQGAPKDKSYNWCYKFATANVVGDNVHFAAAMLPVGHADYHDPESYPGKNRSYRVGDIVRRLVDHVNDVCRVHTRRLYADREFYATDVFSVLEQRDLFYVIPAPRDDRVKRFIARMDTDVEGQKQVTVKSEHAVYGPVKHGVSNTRAETTLVGLPPDEDCDEMQVFSTNLDVNDEIGLDRRLTKKQITRYRRRGGIETAYSKIKEFAPWTTSTNFSIRLFHFGFAVLLYDLWLLVDFLVQTLIDIIEFRTKPRVTAPRFRAFLRREVSALL, from the coding sequence ATGACAAATAACTGGTCAGATCGTGTTGCGGCTGCTGATGACAGCCGCACTCAACGATCAGTTGACGAGCGCCTACAAGATATCGGTCCACTCTCCGGCGGGTGGCTGCCCCTAACCAAGCAAGCCGCCGAGGTCGTCGACAAGACGACCTCTGCGGCCGAGTTGGTCACTCACCTCGACGTCAGCCAATACTGCCGTGCTGATTCCATTCCCCATTGGCACGACTCTAAACCGTTCGAACCGATGCTCCGGGCGATTCTCCTGAAGAAACTCGAAGACGCGTCCGATGGCTGGCTCCATCGGACGCTCGACAGTGACCCTCAACTTGCGGATGCTCTTGGCTTTAATCCCGACGACACACCTTCACGAAGCACGATCTCTCGGGCACAGACTAATCGGTTTGCGGACCTCCAATCCACGATCGAGACTGCTACTCGTCAGATCCAAGCGTTGGCCGCCGAACGCGGTAGTCCGATCGGGACACCGTACGAAGACAGCGCTTCGGAGGAGCCAACAGGCTCCTCGAAGCGCACAGTCAACCGTCTCATTCGGAGGAAAACACGTGATCTCCTCGACGAACTCCAAACTGTCGTATTGCCTGCCTTCGAGTTTGACCGGCCTGATGACCCGGTTTACGACGACGAGGAACTCCTGATGCTGGAGGCCTGTCTCGGGCTGACAGGCACCGCCGCTAACGGCGGTGCCGAAACCTACGGCGATTTCGTCAATCCTGACCCAGATCTCGACGATCCCTTCTACGAGGACGGACCGAGTGGAGAGACGCTTCTGGAGGCGATCAAGGACCTTTCACCGACACAAATCGCGGAGATGGTCAACCAAAGCGCGGCCCGCGTCTTGACGCGGGCCAAGCCTCGCTTGGAGTTCGAGACACCAGTCATGCTGTCGATCGACATGACCTACGTCGCTTTCTACGGGGAGCGTGAGGAACTCGTACGTGTCCAGGGTGCGCCGAAGGACAAGTCCTACAACTGGTGCTACAAGTTTGCAACCGCGAACGTTGTTGGAGACAACGTTCACTTCGCAGCTGCGATGCTTCCAGTCGGGCACGCTGATTACCACGACCCAGAGAGCTATCCTGGCAAAAACAGGAGTTACCGAGTCGGCGATATCGTTCGCCGACTCGTCGACCACGTCAACGACGTCTGTCGCGTTCATACGCGGCGACTCTACGCTGATCGGGAGTTCTACGCCACGGACGTATTTTCGGTACTCGAACAGCGAGACCTTTTCTACGTGATTCCGGCACCGCGCGATGACCGCGTCAAGCGGTTCATCGCGCGCATGGACACGGATGTAGAGGGACAAAAGCAAGTAACAGTCAAATCCGAGCACGCGGTGTACGGGCCGGTAAAACATGGTGTCTCCAACACCAGAGCTGAGACGACGCTGGTTGGACTCCCGCCAGACGAGGACTGCGACGAGATGCAGGTATTTTCGACCAATCTCGACGTAAACGACGAGATTGGTCTTGACCGTCGCTTGACGAAAAAGCAAATCACTCGCTACAGACGCCGAGGCGGGATCGAAACGGCCTATAGTAAGATCAAGGAGTTCGCACCGTGGACGACGTCGACAAACTTCTCTATCCGGTTATTCCACTTCGGCTTCGCAGTTCTACTGTACGATCTATGGTTGCTTGTGGACTTTCTCGTCCAGACGTTGATCGACATCATCGAGTTTCGCACGAAACCGCGGGTGACTGCCCCGCGGTTTCGTGCGTTCCTCCGGAGGGAGGTGAGCGCATTGCTGTAG
- a CDS encoding IclR family transcriptional regulator: MASHTNSSDSRTIAAVEKSCAILDGLHELRSATLSELADHLGLTPGTVHPHLITLTENQLVVKKDDVYYPGFKFLRVGETRRRENTLYRHAADDVENLAEATDTRAQIYVEEFGMATCVDHRGSSNSILPVDDVGDQVHLHVIAAGKAMLAEFSDDRVEAIVEQHGLPADTENTIVDEAALYEELSEVSEQGYAINDEEHMAGLSAVGAAITAEDGTVIGALSVAFPVNMMDDDEFMERVRHAVVGAANSIELKISIENRDD, from the coding sequence ATGGCAAGCCACACAAATTCGAGTGATTCGCGGACGATTGCCGCGGTCGAGAAGAGTTGTGCAATCCTGGACGGGTTACACGAGCTTCGTAGTGCGACGCTGTCAGAACTCGCCGACCACCTGGGGTTGACCCCTGGAACAGTCCACCCGCACCTGATTACGCTCACTGAGAACCAACTTGTGGTCAAAAAGGACGACGTCTACTATCCCGGGTTCAAGTTTTTGCGAGTCGGTGAAACCCGCCGGCGGGAGAATACCCTCTATAGACACGCTGCGGACGATGTCGAGAACCTCGCCGAAGCCACGGACACCCGGGCGCAGATCTACGTCGAAGAGTTCGGCATGGCGACATGTGTCGACCATAGAGGCAGCTCAAACAGCATCCTCCCGGTCGATGACGTGGGTGATCAGGTCCACCTCCACGTCATCGCCGCCGGCAAGGCCATGCTCGCGGAGTTCTCCGACGACCGGGTCGAGGCCATCGTCGAACAACACGGCCTACCGGCGGACACCGAGAACACTATCGTCGACGAAGCGGCGCTCTACGAGGAATTATCGGAGGTCTCCGAACAAGGGTACGCGATAAACGACGAGGAACACATGGCGGGTCTGTCTGCAGTCGGGGCCGCAATCACTGCCGAGGACGGGACCGTCATCGGGGCGCTGTCTGTCGCTTTCCCCGTCAACATGATGGACGACGACGAATTTATGGAACGGGTTCGCCACGCCGTCGTCGGCGCGGCGAACAGCATCGAACTGAAGATCAGCATCGAAAACCGGGACGATTGA